The Candidatus Nanohalovita haloferacivicina genome has a window encoding:
- a CDS encoding RNA methyltransferase has translation MKAVILVEPEIPQNTGSIARLAHNYDYQIRIVNPEFNLEKARKTAKNGQEKLRNAKIYDTVKEAVEDLEYVAGTKPGKGTGLKQFTPRKNTSIMIGRESSGLSNKELEMCDTVIHIETKKYNSLNQSHATAVIMHNLVETEEKGLNLDKKEYISSIVDSKILERLILRANPSESEANQLIGEIKDKFDQS, from the coding sequence GTGAAAGCAGTAATACTCGTAGAACCAGAAATACCGCAGAACACCGGCTCAATCGCCCGACTAGCCCACAACTACGACTACCAGATCAGAATAGTCAACCCCGAATTCAACCTGGAAAAAGCCCGGAAAACAGCAAAAAACGGGCAAGAAAAACTAAGAAACGCCAAAATATACGACACAGTAAAAGAAGCAGTCGAAGATCTTGAATACGTAGCCGGCACCAAACCTGGAAAAGGAACAGGCCTCAAACAGTTCACACCAAGAAAAAACACATCAATAATGATAGGAAGAGAAAGCTCAGGCCTCTCCAACAAAGAACTCGAAATGTGCGACACAGTAATCCACATAGAAACCAAAAAATACAACTCCCTCAACCAGAGCCACGCAACCGCAGTAATAATGCACAATCTGGTAGAAACCGAAGAAAAAGGCCTTAATCTGGATAAAAAAGAATATATAAGCAGTATAGTAGATTCAAAGATTTTAGAAAGGCTTATTCTCAGGGCCAATCCATCCGAAAGTGAGGCCAACCAACTTATCGGCGAAATAAAGGATAAATTTGACCAGTCATGA
- a CDS encoding DUF1512 family protein, which yields MPLGILSAGGNNLLTQIYQIMMILSFLIFPALIIFGPKLMVWQVDRKMKDALLDLESYKDATEAMFLEKLTSEPKPGLKDKMHSLKNFQMSAPTQLDPAGMVQKLEHVLDTSEAKFDRFVRNHADTEDEEELADLTMAFKGVMGTNQIYKVMNHFRQLIKKTQNFQMVGLVNMMMPIYKEIAEAQKDATRAFINQAPTGDGIGPLVAAKLIESEEEPEEIAEDVISSEETIDGNTVHVVKSRGPGARLGKYGDAVETLAEENDLEAVITVDAAGKFEGEETGSVYEGVGVMMGGSGVEKTKIEEAATDHNVPLEGVVIKQAPPEASKPMKKEIYEAYHEAVDKVNEIVGEYDGEVAVVGVGNTCGVGNTRSDVAGVHNRLRKFWKEYEEQEEEDVSYQGMMGVMPGGDSAQMEELKKNILWNMPR from the coding sequence ATGCCTCTAGGAATACTTTCAGCGGGCGGAAACAATTTACTAACCCAGATATACCAAATCATGATGATTCTATCATTCCTGATCTTCCCAGCGCTAATCATATTCGGGCCAAAACTGATGGTCTGGCAGGTAGACAGGAAGATGAAGGACGCGCTTCTCGATCTGGAATCATACAAAGACGCTACAGAAGCAATGTTCCTGGAAAAACTTACATCAGAACCAAAACCAGGGCTCAAGGACAAAATGCACTCCCTGAAGAACTTCCAGATGTCAGCACCAACACAGCTTGACCCAGCAGGAATGGTACAGAAACTTGAACACGTACTAGACACATCAGAAGCCAAGTTCGACAGATTCGTAAGAAACCACGCAGACACAGAAGACGAAGAAGAACTAGCAGACCTAACAATGGCCTTCAAAGGAGTAATGGGCACCAACCAGATCTACAAAGTAATGAACCACTTCAGACAACTCATCAAGAAAACACAGAACTTCCAGATGGTAGGCCTAGTCAACATGATGATGCCAATATACAAAGAAATCGCAGAAGCACAGAAAGACGCAACAAGAGCATTCATCAACCAGGCACCAACAGGAGACGGAATAGGCCCGCTAGTAGCAGCCAAACTCATCGAATCAGAAGAAGAACCAGAAGAAATCGCAGAAGACGTCATCTCATCCGAAGAAACAATCGACGGCAACACCGTACACGTAGTCAAAAGCAGAGGCCCAGGAGCAAGACTAGGAAAATACGGAGACGCAGTCGAAACACTGGCAGAAGAAAACGACCTGGAAGCAGTAATCACAGTCGACGCAGCAGGCAAATTCGAAGGAGAAGAAACCGGCAGCGTCTACGAAGGAGTAGGAGTAATGATGGGAGGCTCCGGAGTAGAAAAAACAAAAATCGAAGAAGCAGCAACAGACCACAACGTCCCACTAGAAGGAGTAGTAATCAAACAGGCCCCACCAGAAGCCTCCAAACCAATGAAAAAAGAAATCTACGAGGCCTACCACGAAGCAGTCGACAAAGTCAACGAAATCGTAGGAGAATACGACGGAGAAGTCGCAGTAGTAGGCGTAGGAAACACTTGCGGAGTAGGAAACACTCGCTCCGACGTAGCAGGCGTACACAACAGACTCCGGAAATTCTGGAAAGAATACGAGGAGCAAGAGGAAGAAGACGTCAGCTACCAAGGAATGATGGGAGTAATGCCAGGAGGAGACTCGGCCCAGATGGAAGAACTGAAGAAAAACATCCTCTGGAACATGCCAAGATAA
- the proS gene encoding proline--tRNA ligase, with translation MSQELGITVKKDQNPSEWYTQVVQKAEMADYAPVKGCMIIKPYGMKIWESIKEDFNTKIENTGAENAYFPLFIPESYLEKEEDIVEGFDPEVAWVTHGGDKELEERLAVRPTSESIIAPYMADEVRSHRDLPLRLNQWANVVRWEATDTRPFLRTREFLWQEGHTAHATEEGADEETMLRLEQYQEVIEDHLAIPSILGYKPEHDKFPGAKYTTTIETLMPDGKSIQSGTSHQLGQHFAEAFEIEFEDEDSETQTAWTTSWGLSTRTIGALIMAHGDDDGLRLPPRVAPTQVVVVPIYQEDNRDEVVEYAEEVTEELEEKGLRVDLDDRDHRTPGYKFNEWELKGVPLRVEIGPNEVEDNAVTPVRRDNGEKKMGQDREEFVEEAEEVLENIQESLYNELEEYLQENIREAESKNEILATIGKNRGYVKTRWCGKESCEEEIKDEVSAEIVVLPFEEDSKPATIQEKEDHIDGECAVCGEKAERWAYFAKNY, from the coding sequence ATGAGCCAGGAACTCGGAATCACGGTAAAGAAAGATCAGAATCCTTCAGAATGGTATACACAGGTAGTACAGAAAGCAGAAATGGCGGACTACGCACCTGTCAAAGGATGCATGATCATCAAACCGTACGGAATGAAGATTTGGGAAAGCATCAAAGAAGACTTCAATACTAAGATAGAAAATACAGGAGCAGAAAACGCATACTTCCCACTATTCATACCTGAAAGCTACCTGGAAAAAGAAGAAGATATTGTAGAAGGATTTGATCCAGAGGTCGCGTGGGTAACACATGGAGGAGACAAAGAACTTGAGGAAAGACTTGCGGTAAGGCCTACATCCGAAAGCATAATCGCACCATACATGGCCGACGAAGTCCGATCTCACAGAGACCTGCCGTTAAGACTCAACCAGTGGGCCAACGTCGTAAGATGGGAAGCAACCGACACAAGGCCTTTCCTCAGGACTCGAGAGTTCCTCTGGCAGGAAGGCCACACAGCACATGCAACAGAAGAAGGTGCTGATGAAGAAACAATGCTCCGCCTCGAACAGTATCAGGAAGTAATTGAAGATCATCTTGCTATTCCGTCAATTCTTGGTTACAAGCCGGAGCATGACAAGTTCCCTGGTGCAAAATATACTACAACAATCGAGACCTTGATGCCGGATGGAAAAAGCATTCAGTCAGGAACTTCACACCAGCTAGGCCAGCACTTTGCCGAGGCATTTGAAATCGAGTTTGAGGATGAAGACTCCGAAACTCAAACCGCGTGGACAACCTCCTGGGGCCTCTCTACGAGGACGATCGGTGCCTTGATCATGGCACACGGTGACGATGACGGTCTTAGATTGCCTCCTCGTGTTGCACCGACACAAGTGGTCGTCGTACCTATCTATCAGGAAGACAACAGAGATGAAGTCGTAGAATACGCAGAAGAAGTAACTGAAGAACTGGAAGAAAAAGGCCTAAGAGTAGACCTTGACGACCGCGACCACAGAACACCAGGATACAAGTTCAACGAATGGGAACTGAAAGGAGTACCTCTCAGGGTAGAGATCGGGCCTAACGAAGTAGAAGACAACGCAGTTACACCAGTCAGGAGAGACAACGGGGAGAAAAAAATGGGCCAGGACAGAGAAGAATTCGTCGAAGAAGCAGAAGAAGTACTGGAAAACATTCAGGAATCACTCTACAACGAACTGGAAGAATACCTACAGGAAAACATCCGCGAAGCAGAATCCAAAAACGAGATTCTGGCGACAATCGGCAAAAATCGTGGATACGTCAAAACCCGGTGGTGTGGAAAAGAAAGCTGCGAAGAAGAGATCAAGGATGAAGTCAGCGCAGAAATCGTAGTCCTGCCGTTCGAAGAAGACTCCAAACCAGCAACAATCCAAGAAAAAGAAGACCATATTGACGGTGAGTGCGCGGTCTGTGGAGAAAAAGCCGAAAGATGGGCCTACTTCGCCAAGAACTACTGA